The following coding sequences lie in one Alloacidobacterium dinghuense genomic window:
- the pgi gene encoding glucose-6-phosphate isomerase produces MATTTEKAVPLTQLSGWKALDSHYQKIKDVHLRSLFADDAKRGERLTAEAVGIYLDYSKNRITDETLKLLLQLAEESGLRERIDAMFSGEKINITENRAVLHVALRAPKGEKILVDGKDVVPEVHAVLDAMSAFADRVRSGAWTGHTGKRIKNVINIGIGGSDLGPVMAYEALKHYSKRDMVFRFVSNVDGTDFAEATVDLDPEETLFIISSKTFTTLETMTNAHTAREWSLKKLGDEKAVAKHFVAVSTNAAEVSKFGIDTANMFGFWDWVGGRYSMDSAIGLSTMLAVGPDNFRKLLAGFHDMDEHFRTAPFAKNLPVLMGLLSVWYNDFFDAQTVAVLPYEQYLKRFPAYLQQLTMESNGKHVTLSGEHVEYETGPIFWGEPGTNGQHSFYQLIHQGTKLIPCDFIGFGKTLNPLGDHHDLLMANVFAQGEALAFGKTPEQVKAEGTPDWLVPHRVFEGNRPSNTILVETLTPEVLGKLVALYEHSVFTQGAIWQIDSFDQWGVELGKVLAKTIISELEGKAEHKHDSSTGALIARYKKLKG; encoded by the coding sequence ATGGCTACTACCACTGAAAAAGCAGTTCCGCTTACGCAGCTTTCCGGATGGAAAGCTCTCGACTCGCATTATCAGAAGATCAAGGACGTGCATCTGCGATCACTGTTTGCCGATGACGCCAAGCGCGGCGAGCGTCTGACGGCAGAGGCTGTTGGCATTTATCTCGACTACTCCAAGAACCGCATTACGGACGAAACACTGAAGTTGCTCTTGCAACTCGCAGAGGAAAGCGGCTTGCGCGAGCGTATCGACGCGATGTTCAGCGGCGAAAAGATCAATATCACTGAGAATCGCGCAGTGCTGCATGTTGCGCTGCGTGCGCCCAAGGGCGAGAAAATTCTGGTCGATGGCAAAGATGTTGTTCCCGAAGTGCATGCAGTACTGGATGCCATGTCGGCGTTTGCCGACCGTGTGCGCAGCGGCGCATGGACCGGGCACACGGGCAAGCGCATTAAGAACGTTATCAACATCGGCATTGGCGGATCGGATCTTGGTCCAGTGATGGCGTACGAGGCGCTGAAGCACTACAGCAAGCGCGACATGGTTTTCCGCTTCGTCTCGAATGTCGACGGGACCGACTTTGCGGAAGCAACTGTTGATCTCGATCCAGAAGAGACACTGTTCATCATTTCCTCGAAGACATTTACCACGCTTGAGACGATGACCAACGCGCACACGGCGCGTGAGTGGAGCCTCAAGAAACTCGGCGATGAAAAAGCCGTCGCAAAGCACTTTGTTGCGGTTTCGACCAACGCAGCAGAGGTTTCGAAGTTCGGCATCGATACGGCGAATATGTTCGGCTTCTGGGACTGGGTTGGCGGTCGCTATTCGATGGACTCGGCCATCGGACTTTCTACGATGCTGGCTGTCGGGCCGGACAACTTCCGCAAGCTCCTGGCTGGTTTCCACGACATGGACGAGCATTTCCGCACGGCTCCATTTGCGAAGAATCTGCCGGTGCTGATGGGACTCCTTTCTGTCTGGTACAACGATTTCTTTGACGCGCAGACGGTAGCGGTTCTGCCATATGAACAGTACCTCAAACGCTTTCCAGCTTATCTGCAGCAGCTCACAATGGAGAGCAACGGCAAGCATGTCACGCTCAGCGGCGAGCATGTAGAGTATGAGACCGGCCCGATCTTCTGGGGCGAGCCGGGAACGAACGGGCAGCACTCCTTCTATCAGCTCATCCACCAGGGGACGAAGCTGATACCTTGCGACTTCATCGGTTTCGGCAAGACGCTCAATCCGCTGGGCGACCATCATGATCTGCTGATGGCGAATGTCTTTGCTCAGGGTGAGGCGCTCGCCTTTGGCAAAACCCCGGAGCAGGTCAAGGCGGAGGGAACGCCGGACTGGCTGGTTCCGCATCGCGTCTTCGAGGGTAACCGGCCGTCGAATACCATCCTGGTCGAGACGCTTACTCCGGAGGTGCTGGGCAAACTTGTGGCTTTGTATGAACACAGCGTCTTTACCCAGGGTGCGATCTGGCAGATTGACTCCTTTGACCAGTGGGGTGTTGAGCTGGGCAAGGTGCTGGCGAAGACCATCATCTCGGAGCTGGAGGGCAAGGCCGAACACAAACATGACAGCTCGACCGGTGCTCTGATTGCTCGCTATAAGAAATTGAAGGGATAA
- a CDS encoding BON domain-containing protein codes for MMNSLTGTKRFAMTAVLAATIGSPLYVFDAFAAPQKPSAATRMDADVETDVITALAHSPQLQGQQITAATIQGDVTLSGTVSDAATKQLAEQIAAGVSGVRSVQNNLTVSNTPVQPPAQPSDQQSEQVPPPPPYDQGVANPDQAENQQNYPSPAQQQAPGYPQQPNYPQQQPGYPQQQPGYPQQQQQPVYQQPSGPVTIPSGTLLNVRTSELLDSRKTQVGTMFQATVADDIYQGNALAIPRGAVLTGQVTGVKKPGDLTGKPGLQLQLTALNLGGQSYPLTTETWTGEGPGKGGYSTANTAGGAALGAMIGAIAGGGVGAAVGAVAGGTTGLAASAATKGPQVVIPPEAVLSFHLATPVTVTPVSYQEAQRLQASVTPQQPRLVRRPVYAYPYPYPYYGYPYPYPYYYRPGYYYYPR; via the coding sequence ATGATGAATTCCTTGACCGGGACGAAACGGTTTGCGATGACGGCGGTTCTCGCCGCGACGATTGGTTCTCCTTTGTACGTTTTTGATGCTTTTGCTGCGCCGCAGAAGCCGTCGGCGGCTACGCGGATGGACGCTGACGTCGAAACCGACGTGATTACGGCGTTGGCCCACTCTCCGCAGCTGCAGGGACAGCAGATTACCGCGGCGACGATCCAGGGTGACGTCACGCTCTCCGGTACTGTGAGCGATGCCGCGACCAAGCAGCTTGCCGAGCAAATTGCCGCTGGCGTGAGCGGCGTTCGCTCAGTTCAGAACAATCTCACGGTCAGCAATACACCGGTGCAACCGCCCGCGCAGCCTTCCGATCAGCAGTCGGAACAGGTTCCACCGCCTCCTCCATATGACCAAGGCGTGGCGAATCCCGATCAGGCTGAGAACCAGCAGAACTACCCATCTCCAGCGCAGCAGCAGGCTCCTGGCTATCCACAACAGCCCAACTACCCACAGCAACAGCCCGGCTATCCGCAGCAACAGCCCGGCTATCCGCAGCAACAGCAGCAACCCGTCTACCAGCAGCCGAGCGGACCAGTCACGATTCCCTCAGGTACGCTGCTGAATGTGCGCACCAGCGAGCTTCTCGACTCGCGTAAGACGCAGGTGGGCACGATGTTCCAGGCGACGGTTGCCGACGACATTTATCAGGGCAACGCGCTGGCCATTCCGCGTGGCGCGGTGCTGACCGGGCAGGTCACGGGAGTCAAGAAGCCGGGTGATCTGACAGGGAAGCCCGGGCTGCAGTTGCAGCTCACTGCGCTCAACCTTGGCGGCCAGTCCTATCCGCTGACCACCGAGACGTGGACGGGTGAGGGGCCGGGCAAAGGCGGCTACTCGACAGCAAACACCGCGGGAGGGGCGGCGTTGGGCGCTATGATCGGCGCCATCGCTGGCGGCGGCGTGGGTGCAGCGGTGGGCGCCGTAGCTGGCGGTACAACCGGACTTGCGGCGTCCGCGGCGACCAAGGGTCCGCAAGTTGTCATTCCGCCGGAGGCTGTGTTGAGCTTCCACCTCGCGACTCCGGTTACGGTGACTCCGGTTTCGTACCAGGAGGCGCAGCGTTTGCAGGCATCGGTGACTCCGCAGCAGCCGCGACTGGTGCGCAGGCCGGTGTATGCCTACCCGTATCCGTATCCGTATTACGGATATCCCTATCCTTACCCTTACTACTATCGTCCGGGATATTACTACTATCCTCGGTAG
- a CDS encoding SDR family oxidoreductase, whose amino-acid sequence MARYLVTGCAGFLGSWISQALIERGETVRGFDNFETGRKQNLVDILDRMEFIEGDLRNADEVARACDGIDYILHQGALPSVPRSVKDPRTSHTANIDGTFNLLEGARAAGVKRIVYAASSSAYGNQPGFPRKETMVPMPIAPYPVQKLAGELYMRSYWQVYGLETVCLRYFNIFGPRQVPDSPYSGVMAKFTLLMLNGEQPTIFGNGEQGRDFTYVENAVSANLLALHAPAEKVAGKVFNVACGERHTLNKTYEILAELTGFSKPPLYGPERTGDIQNSLADISAAREAFGYEPLVGFEEGLRRTVEWYKEQMKEAAPQSSLA is encoded by the coding sequence ATGGCTCGTTATCTTGTAACCGGATGCGCCGGATTCCTAGGCTCTTGGATCAGCCAGGCGCTCATAGAACGTGGAGAAACAGTTCGCGGTTTCGATAATTTCGAAACAGGCCGCAAACAGAACCTGGTCGACATTCTCGATCGCATGGAGTTCATTGAGGGCGACTTACGCAATGCGGATGAAGTAGCCCGCGCCTGCGACGGCATCGACTACATTCTGCATCAAGGCGCACTGCCTTCAGTACCGCGCTCGGTAAAAGATCCTCGCACAAGCCACACGGCGAATATCGACGGTACCTTCAATCTGCTTGAAGGCGCGCGCGCAGCGGGCGTCAAGCGTATCGTTTATGCTGCCTCGTCATCGGCATATGGCAATCAGCCTGGTTTTCCGCGAAAAGAGACTATGGTGCCGATGCCTATCGCACCCTATCCAGTGCAGAAGCTAGCTGGAGAGCTGTACATGCGCAGCTACTGGCAGGTCTACGGACTCGAAACTGTCTGTCTTCGCTACTTCAACATTTTCGGCCCGCGACAAGTGCCCGATTCTCCTTATAGCGGTGTGATGGCAAAGTTCACGCTTCTCATGCTGAATGGAGAACAGCCAACAATCTTCGGAAACGGAGAGCAGGGTCGAGACTTCACTTATGTCGAGAACGCCGTGTCGGCGAATCTGCTTGCGCTTCACGCGCCTGCAGAAAAGGTCGCGGGAAAGGTCTTCAACGTGGCTTGCGGCGAGCGGCACACGTTGAACAAGACCTACGAGATTCTTGCCGAACTCACGGGCTTTTCCAAACCTCCGCTCTACGGTCCTGAGCGCACTGGAGATATTCAAAATTCTCTGGCAGATATCAGCGCCGCACGCGAAGCCTTTGGTTACGAGCCGCTCGTTGGTTTTGAGGAAGGGCTTCGCCGCACGGTTGAATGGTATAAGGAGCAAATGAAAGAGGCTGCTCCGCAAAGCAGCCTCGCGTGA
- a CDS encoding type I phosphomannose isomerase catalytic subunit gives MQGFTPFRLSPYFRTRVWGFNDLSPWYDFKTDGEPIGEVWLTGEMCVAETGPLKGQSLKEITAVHGEALLGQGRAGQEFPLLIKVLFPKEKLSVQVHPDDTLAQKYGEPRGKTECWYALDAQPGAEVALGIKPGTPIEQVRAAIAESRLEELLACVPVNKGDMIFVDAGTVHAIGPGAVLLETQQTSDLTYRMYDYGRPRELHLDKSFEAMRLTTGSGKMTPKKMNGHSVLLDQKYFRVEQWKGTLPSVENAFADGVQLLFVADGRLKIEGAGFEAFSLNRCQLAVIPAGARDWKITPEAGAEVIRILPQSA, from the coding sequence ATGCAAGGCTTTACACCATTCAGGCTTTCTCCCTACTTTCGGACCCGTGTTTGGGGGTTCAATGATCTTTCACCCTGGTATGACTTCAAGACCGACGGAGAGCCGATCGGCGAAGTATGGCTAACCGGCGAGATGTGCGTAGCGGAGACAGGACCTTTGAAAGGCCAGTCTCTCAAGGAAATTACGGCCGTTCACGGAGAGGCATTGCTGGGTCAAGGCAGAGCAGGTCAGGAATTTCCACTGCTCATCAAGGTACTTTTCCCAAAAGAAAAGCTCAGCGTGCAGGTGCACCCTGACGACACATTAGCGCAGAAGTACGGCGAGCCGCGTGGCAAGACGGAATGCTGGTATGCACTCGATGCGCAGCCAGGCGCCGAAGTTGCGCTGGGCATCAAACCAGGAACGCCGATCGAGCAAGTGAGGGCCGCGATTGCAGAGTCGCGCTTGGAAGAACTGCTGGCCTGCGTGCCAGTGAACAAAGGTGACATGATCTTTGTTGACGCCGGCACGGTGCATGCGATTGGACCCGGAGCGGTGCTTCTTGAAACCCAACAGACGAGCGATCTGACTTACCGCATGTATGACTACGGCCGTCCGCGTGAATTGCATCTCGACAAATCGTTTGAAGCGATGCGGCTTACAACTGGCTCGGGCAAAATGACACCTAAGAAGATGAATGGACATTCAGTGTTGCTAGACCAGAAATACTTTCGCGTCGAGCAATGGAAAGGGACTCTCCCTTCAGTGGAAAATGCTTTTGCAGATGGAGTACAACTGCTCTTCGTCGCTGATGGGAGACTGAAGATCGAGGGCGCAGGCTTTGAGGCGTTTTCGCTGAACCGCTGTCAACTCGCTGTGATTCCGGCGGGTGCTCGTGATTGGAAGATTACGCCGGAAGCCGGGGCGGAGGTCATTCGCATCCTTCCTCAATCCGCCTGA
- a CDS encoding SDR family NAD(P)-dependent oxidoreductase, with translation MITGSGNGLGRDIAEAALAAGDSVVAGARRTEELEPLVARYGGRIKPVTLEVRDENAAKAAVQAAVDTFGRLDVLVNNAGYGQFAPFEQMSAEDFQAIVDTCFYGVVYTTRAALPVMRRQRSGHIFQVSSIGGRIAIPGNTPYHAAKWAVGGFSDSLAMEVAPFGIKVCTLEPGGIRTNWARRARQNPPELMPDYEPSIGPILKLLQSIEGREEGDPRKIARLIVQLTESGDVPVRLILGVDAEKRVQSTEAARAGEAEKWHHLTVSTVYEGVEDIPELLNH, from the coding sequence TTGATTACTGGAAGTGGAAATGGTTTAGGGCGCGACATCGCCGAGGCGGCGCTGGCCGCCGGTGACAGCGTGGTCGCTGGAGCGCGCCGGACTGAGGAGTTGGAGCCGCTCGTCGCGCGGTACGGCGGCCGCATCAAGCCTGTAACGCTGGAAGTGCGCGATGAGAACGCGGCCAAGGCTGCCGTACAGGCGGCGGTGGATACCTTTGGGCGTCTCGATGTGCTGGTCAATAACGCGGGCTACGGCCAGTTCGCGCCCTTCGAACAGATGAGCGCCGAAGACTTTCAGGCAATCGTCGACACCTGCTTCTACGGCGTCGTCTATACAACCCGCGCTGCCCTGCCGGTCATGCGCAGGCAACGGAGCGGCCACATTTTTCAGGTGTCATCCATCGGAGGTCGCATCGCGATTCCCGGGAACACGCCCTATCACGCGGCAAAGTGGGCAGTCGGAGGGTTCAGCGACTCTTTGGCGATGGAAGTCGCGCCATTCGGAATTAAAGTGTGCACCCTCGAGCCAGGCGGCATTCGCACCAACTGGGCCCGCCGCGCGCGCCAAAACCCACCCGAATTGATGCCGGACTACGAGCCTTCAATCGGCCCGATCCTGAAGCTGCTGCAAAGTATTGAGGGCCGCGAGGAAGGTGATCCCCGCAAGATCGCCCGCCTGATCGTACAACTGACGGAGAGCGGCGACGTGCCTGTCCGGTTGATCCTTGGTGTAGATGCCGAAAAGCGAGTGCAGAGCACGGAGGCCGCACGTGCTGGCGAAGCGGAAAAGTGGCATCACCTCACCGTCTCAACCGTGTATGAAGGCGTGGAGGATATCCCGGAACTGCTGAACCACTAG
- a CDS encoding phosphoglucomutase/phosphomannomutase family protein gives MGNKTAIKFGTDGWRGVIADDFTFENVRIAAAAIGTYVLSNKDPGEGVCIGYDTRFQSQAFAQSVAEVLSAAGIPVSLADRITPTPALSYGVRAHGAVGGVMITSSHNPYQWNGVKYKAYYGGSGKPSIIAEIESYLEKPLPKASTPAKIEMVDFQTPYIEAISNFADLDLISKSGLKLAIDCMYGAGRGILAGIFSKIGVDFVEIRANIDPLFGGINPEPIEPHIRALQETVVAEKCQAGLVTDGDADRIGAVDEHGNFVDPHKVFSVLLQWMLERKQWPGDVTRAFNTTKMLDRICKRYGRTLHEHGIGFKYVCDLMLEKDILVGGEESGGIGIKRHLPERDGLLNALLLANVMAEEGRTLGQLVARLQEEYGEHQYGRIDLHIDDDLKNATIAKARAGVKEFAGMPVERVETLDGIKFFLKNPEATTKPNAAETWLLLRASGTEPLLRIYSESCSKESVAKLLESAREFAMNSLG, from the coding sequence ATGGGAAACAAGACTGCGATCAAATTTGGAACCGATGGCTGGCGCGGAGTTATCGCCGATGATTTTACTTTTGAAAATGTTCGCATAGCGGCGGCCGCTATTGGAACCTACGTGCTTTCCAACAAGGATCCAGGAGAGGGCGTTTGCATCGGCTATGACACGCGTTTCCAATCGCAGGCTTTTGCTCAATCCGTTGCTGAAGTTCTCTCCGCCGCCGGCATCCCAGTCAGCCTTGCAGATCGCATCACGCCGACGCCAGCGCTTTCTTACGGGGTACGCGCCCACGGCGCCGTGGGCGGAGTGATGATCACCTCCAGTCACAATCCCTACCAATGGAATGGCGTGAAGTACAAGGCTTACTACGGCGGTTCAGGAAAGCCATCGATCATTGCCGAGATCGAGAGCTATCTGGAGAAGCCGTTGCCGAAGGCGTCCACTCCAGCGAAGATCGAGATGGTCGATTTTCAGACGCCTTACATCGAGGCGATTTCCAACTTTGCCGATCTCGATTTGATCAGTAAATCGGGCCTGAAGCTCGCGATCGACTGCATGTACGGCGCGGGCCGCGGAATCCTTGCAGGAATCTTTTCGAAGATCGGCGTGGACTTTGTAGAAATTCGTGCCAACATTGATCCGCTCTTCGGAGGAATCAATCCGGAGCCGATTGAACCACACATTCGCGCGCTCCAGGAGACCGTTGTCGCGGAGAAATGTCAGGCGGGTCTGGTAACAGATGGTGACGCCGATCGCATCGGCGCCGTTGATGAGCATGGCAACTTTGTTGATCCGCACAAGGTTTTTTCGGTCCTTCTGCAGTGGATGCTTGAACGAAAGCAGTGGCCGGGCGATGTGACGCGCGCTTTCAATACGACAAAGATGCTTGACCGCATCTGCAAGCGCTACGGGCGTACTCTGCATGAACACGGTATCGGCTTCAAATATGTCTGCGATCTGATGCTGGAGAAAGACATCCTTGTTGGCGGCGAAGAGTCCGGCGGGATCGGGATCAAGCGGCATCTTCCGGAGCGCGATGGCTTGTTGAATGCGCTGCTGCTCGCCAATGTTATGGCCGAAGAGGGCCGCACGCTCGGCCAACTCGTCGCGCGGTTGCAGGAGGAGTACGGCGAGCACCAGTATGGGCGCATTGATCTGCATATCGATGACGACCTGAAGAACGCCACGATTGCCAAGGCTCGCGCGGGCGTGAAGGAATTCGCCGGGATGCCGGTTGAGCGAGTAGAGACGCTGGATGGCATCAAGTTTTTCCTTAAGAATCCGGAAGCTACAACAAAGCCGAACGCTGCGGAGACATGGCTGCTCCTGCGTGCCTCGGGCACGGAGCCGCTCTTGCGCATATACTCTGAGTCGTGCTCGAAGGAGTCAGTGGCAAAGCTGCTGGAATCTGCTCGTGAATTTGCCATGAATAGTCTCGGTTAG
- a CDS encoding mannose-1-phosphate guanylyltransferase, with the protein MSKAIDFRPIILAGGSGTRFWPRSRRARAKQVLALDGERTMIQRTVDRLAPLAKREEIWVITNDLLSPAICGQLDVVPDEQVVCEPAARNTAPAAGLAAFLVERINPDAVLGIFPADHVITDEAAFLSVLEHGIKIAAAAENIVVLGVTPTRPETGYGYIETGSALDDGSLRVRRFTEKPNRERAEAFVAAGNYHWNSGIFVWSARTLANAIREHLSETAPILEEIAAAYGTPEFRKVFEKLYPRCENISVDYAVLEPRSAKGEHHSSLYCLPANFGWNDLGSWAALYEHQLEQANMADKYENVTESAGSMPLDAHGNYVYSPRKFVALVGVEDLVVVETDDAILITTRHHSQDVGKIVKQLATNGREELI; encoded by the coding sequence ATGTCCAAAGCAATCGATTTTCGGCCGATCATTCTGGCCGGAGGCAGCGGAACGCGATTCTGGCCGCGCAGTCGCAGGGCACGCGCCAAGCAGGTCTTAGCGCTTGACGGCGAACGCACGATGATTCAGCGCACGGTCGATCGCCTGGCTCCGTTGGCTAAACGCGAGGAAATCTGGGTCATAACCAATGATCTTCTTTCGCCGGCGATTTGCGGGCAGCTGGACGTCGTTCCTGACGAACAGGTCGTGTGCGAACCTGCGGCGCGCAACACCGCGCCCGCTGCCGGACTTGCCGCATTTCTTGTCGAGAGGATCAATCCGGACGCAGTATTAGGCATTTTTCCGGCAGATCATGTGATCACCGATGAAGCCGCATTTCTTTCCGTGCTGGAACATGGCATCAAGATCGCAGCGGCTGCGGAAAACATCGTCGTGCTTGGGGTCACTCCCACGCGTCCGGAGACGGGCTACGGCTATATCGAAACTGGAAGCGCGCTCGACGACGGTTCGCTGCGCGTGCGCCGCTTTACCGAGAAGCCGAACCGCGAGCGGGCTGAGGCGTTCGTTGCGGCGGGCAACTACCACTGGAACAGCGGCATTTTTGTCTGGAGCGCGCGTACGCTGGCGAACGCCATCCGCGAACATCTCTCAGAGACCGCACCCATTCTTGAAGAGATTGCCGCCGCCTACGGGACGCCGGAATTCCGCAAAGTATTTGAGAAACTCTACCCACGGTGCGAAAACATCAGCGTAGATTATGCGGTGCTGGAACCGCGATCTGCGAAAGGTGAGCATCATTCCAGTCTCTACTGCCTGCCTGCAAATTTCGGCTGGAATGATCTCGGCTCCTGGGCTGCACTTTACGAGCATCAGCTAGAGCAGGCGAACATGGCAGACAAGTATGAGAATGTCACCGAGAGTGCAGGCAGCATGCCGCTGGATGCACATGGCAACTACGTCTATAGTCCCAGGAAATTTGTCGCACTGGTCGGTGTAGAAGACCTGGTCGTCGTAGAAACGGATGATGCCATTCTTATCACCACGCGCCACCATTCGCAGGATGTAGGCAAGATCGTGAAACAGCTCGCCACAAATGGCCGCGAAGAATTGATCTAG
- a CDS encoding beta-N-acetylhexosaminidase: MPSFNNTLMPQPEKLTVGQGGLVVTSSFSVAAPQFRDERLDGAIGRMLHRLEYQTGVPIGKDILKDPANAALVIDVKDAGEAVQSVDEDESYSLNVTATGAKLQANTVVGALRGMETLLQLVQANHTGYFIPAVSIEDTPRFRWRGLLIDVGRHFEPVSVIERTLDGLAAVKLNVFHWHLTDDQGFRIESKLYPKLTGVGSDGLYYTQEQAKEVVAYARARGIRVVPEFDMPGHSVSWFVGYPEISSGPGPYKIRREFGISDEAMDPTRDSTYRFLDGFIGEMATIFPDPYLHIGGDESNGAQWKGNPRIVEFMHKHDMKDTAALQAYFNRHLLKILEKHHKHMVGWDEVLNPGLPKDVVVQSWRGEASLAAGAKQGYQGILSAPYYLDAMKSAEQHYLADPLPSNSDLTPQQRSLILGGEVCMWGEQLYERTIDSRIWPRTAAMAERFWSPENVRDVNDMYRRLDVMSVRLETFGLTHLTQEDVGLRALTGTTGIDAMRVFASVLEPVSFHERYEGQHTSQLTPLDRLVDAVRPDPPSRHEMEVLVRVFLENPSQHSGEQHRLLAIFAEWTTAGSKVQQLVVASPLLAEDATERVQQFAQLAEIGSQAVAHLASASPAPTGWKQSSLATLDAAQKPQGLVRFTVLGPLRDLVNATQ, encoded by the coding sequence TTGCCTTCTTTCAATAACACGTTGATGCCGCAGCCAGAGAAGCTGACTGTGGGCCAAGGCGGCCTCGTCGTAACTTCCTCCTTCAGCGTTGCCGCTCCGCAGTTTCGCGACGAGCGGCTGGATGGTGCAATTGGTCGCATGCTGCACCGTCTGGAATATCAGACAGGAGTACCGATTGGAAAAGACATTCTGAAGGACCCTGCGAATGCAGCCCTCGTCATTGATGTGAAGGACGCAGGCGAGGCCGTTCAATCGGTTGACGAGGATGAGTCGTATTCGCTGAACGTGACGGCAACAGGAGCGAAGCTGCAGGCGAACACAGTTGTCGGAGCATTGCGCGGCATGGAGACTCTGCTGCAGCTCGTTCAGGCAAATCACACCGGGTATTTCATTCCAGCAGTGAGCATCGAAGACACGCCGCGGTTTCGCTGGCGCGGGTTGCTGATCGATGTCGGTCGGCATTTCGAGCCGGTCAGCGTCATCGAACGCACGCTGGACGGTTTGGCTGCGGTAAAGCTGAACGTCTTCCATTGGCACCTGACGGATGACCAGGGCTTTCGCATTGAAAGCAAGCTCTACCCAAAGCTTACGGGCGTGGGCTCGGATGGCCTGTACTACACGCAGGAGCAGGCGAAGGAAGTGGTTGCCTACGCGCGGGCGCGTGGTATTCGCGTGGTGCCGGAGTTTGATATGCCGGGACACAGCGTGAGCTGGTTCGTTGGCTATCCGGAAATTTCGAGCGGTCCCGGACCATACAAGATTCGGCGTGAATTTGGGATTTCGGATGAGGCCATGGATCCCACGCGCGACAGTACCTACAGGTTTCTCGACGGCTTCATCGGCGAGATGGCGACCATCTTTCCCGATCCATACCTTCACATTGGCGGCGATGAAAGCAATGGCGCGCAGTGGAAGGGAAATCCGCGCATCGTGGAGTTCATGCATAAGCACGACATGAAGGACACGGCAGCGTTGCAGGCTTACTTCAACCGACATTTGCTGAAGATTTTGGAGAAGCACCACAAACACATGGTTGGCTGGGATGAAGTGTTGAATCCTGGGCTTCCGAAGGATGTCGTGGTGCAGTCATGGCGCGGCGAAGCATCGCTTGCGGCGGGGGCGAAGCAGGGCTACCAGGGAATTTTGTCGGCACCATATTATCTTGATGCCATGAAATCGGCGGAGCAGCATTATCTGGCTGACCCGCTGCCTTCGAACTCGGATCTAACGCCCCAGCAACGCTCGCTCATCCTTGGTGGGGAGGTGTGTATGTGGGGAGAGCAGCTTTACGAGCGCACGATTGATTCACGCATCTGGCCGCGCACTGCGGCGATGGCCGAGCGTTTCTGGTCGCCCGAGAATGTCCGCGACGTAAATGACATGTACCGCAGGCTTGATGTCATGTCGGTGCGGCTGGAGACCTTTGGTCTGACGCATCTCACACAGGAAGATGTTGGTCTTCGCGCTTTGACAGGCACTACGGGAATTGACGCAATGCGCGTCTTTGCTTCTGTTCTTGAGCCTGTGAGCTTCCATGAGCGCTATGAGGGACAGCATACCTCTCAGCTAACTCCACTTGATCGGCTTGTCGATGCGGTGCGTCCCGATCCACCTTCGCGGCATGAGATGGAAGTTCTGGTTCGAGTGTTCCTTGAAAACCCATCGCAGCACTCGGGTGAACAGCATCGGTTGTTGGCGATCTTCGCCGAGTGGACAACGGCAGGTTCGAAGGTTCAGCAACTTGTTGTCGCCTCACCCTTGCTGGCAGAGGACGCCACGGAGCGAGTGCAACAATTTGCTCAGTTGGCGGAGATCGGCTCACAAGCCGTAGCACATCTAGCGAGCGCTAGCCCCGCCCCTACTGGATGGAAGCAAAGCAGCCTTGCCACGCTAGATGCCGCGCAGAAGCCGCAAGGGCTCGTTCGATTTACAGTACTCGGGCCGCTGCGCGATCTGGTGAACGCCACTCAGTAA